A single Triticum dicoccoides isolate Atlit2015 ecotype Zavitan chromosome 2A, WEW_v2.0, whole genome shotgun sequence DNA region contains:
- the LOC119356613 gene encoding anthocyanidin reductase ((2S)-flavan-3-ol-forming)-like → MASAAGDGTRRRETACVTGGSGYIASALVKMLLEKGYAVKTTVRNPDDTEKNAHLKALAGLGPLEVFRADLNEEGSFDGAVAGCDYAFLVAAPVNLEAENPEKDVIEPAVHGTLNVMRSCVRAGTVKRVVLTSSAAAVSSRPLEGDGHVLDEESWSDVEFLRSTKTGPWAYPVSKVLLEKAARAFAEENGISLVTVCPVVVVGEAPAADVLTSVGHVLSLLSGDDARAGILEHIQRASGSIPMVHIDDLCRAELFLAEEEAASGRYIVSSINTTAVGLARFLAAKYPQYKVDTDRFGDLPEKPRVCVSSAKLVKEGFEYKYKNLDEIYDNVVEYGRALGILPY, encoded by the exons ATGGCGTCGGCAGCAGGCGATGggacgaggaggagggagacggCGTGCGTCACCGGCGGCAGCGGGTACATCGCGTCGGCGCTGGTGAAGATGCTGCTGGAGAAGGGGTACGCCGTCAAGACCACCGTCAGGAACCCCG ATGACACGGAGAAGAACGCGCATCTCAAGGCCTTGGCGGGGCTCGGCCCCTTGGAGGTCTTCCGCGCCGATCTGAACGAAGAGGGCAGCTTTGACGGCGCCGTTGCCGGCTGCGACTACGCGTTCCTCGTCGCCGCTCCGGTGAACCTCGAAGCGGAGAACCCTGAG AAGGACGTGATCGAGCCGGCCGTCCACGGAACACTCAACGTGATGAGGTCGTGCGTGCGAGCGGGGACGGTGAAGCGCGTGGTCCTGACATCGTCGGCGGCCGCGGTATCCAGCCGGCCGCTGGAAGGCGATGGCCATGTCCTTGACGAGGAATCCTGGTCCGACGTCGAGTTCCTCAGATCGACAAAAACCGGTCCTTGG GCGTACCCTGTGTCGAAGGTGCTTCTGGAGAAGGCGGCGCGCGCGTTCGCGGAGGAGAACGGCATCAGCCTCGTCACCGTGTgccccgtcgtcgtcgtcggcgaGGCGCCGGCGGCGGATGTCCTCACCAGCGTCGGCCACGTCCTCTCCCTGCTATCCG GCGATGATGCGAGAGCCGGCATCCTGGAACACATTCAGAGGGCGTCGGGTTCGATCCCGATGGTCCACATCGACGACCTCTGCCGCGCCGAGCTGTTCCTCGCCGAGGAGGAGGCCGCGTCGGGGCGCTACATCGTCTCCAGCATCAACACCACTGCCGTGGGTCTAGCCCGGTTCTTGGCCGCAAAGTACCCGCAGTACAAAGTCGATACAGATCG GTTCGGCGATCTCCCCGAGAAGCCAAGAGTGTGCGTTTCATCGGCGAAGCTCGTCAAGGAAGGGTTCGAGTACAAGTACAAGAACCTGGACGAGATATACGACAACGTCGTCGAGTACGGAAGGGCCTTGGGAATCCTTCCGTACTAG